In the Carboxydothermus hydrogenoformans Z-2901 genome, one interval contains:
- a CDS encoding RsmB/NOP family class I SAM-dependent RNA methyltransferase produces MEGFWEKYQTFLGTAAEKLKEVINAPPFRGLRINPEKISQEDLYRRYGYLETVPWCPEGYYLSEDMFLGKDPWHWAGAFYLQEPSAMLPVEVLDPKPGDKVLDLAAAPGGKSTQILSKLKGEGILVANEVNSSRAKVLTENLERWGYENFLVLNESPPNLEEKFEAYFDRILVDAPCSGEGMFRKNPKAIDEWSIEHVLGCSVRQKKLLTTAAKLLKEGGVMVYSTCTFNPEENERVVAWFLKQNPNFALESIEIKGVSPGVPEWAESNLELQKTFRIWPFQQKGEGHFAARMVKLCDDGKKSHLPKKGKPKRKKINMEEFSKFWQEYFTVPEPEVAFKGEKLLLLPQNLPDITGLKVVCAGRELGEIKKGRFVPSQALAFSLLSKKFTRALELPGELLQAFIKGESFSVPWSEGWYLICDEGVALGFGYVKKGVFKNRLAKNLRSFAF; encoded by the coding sequence TTGGAAGGATTTTGGGAAAAGTACCAGACTTTTTTAGGAACTGCAGCGGAAAAATTAAAAGAAGTAATTAATGCTCCTCCTTTTCGCGGTTTAAGAATTAATCCAGAAAAAATTAGCCAAGAGGATTTATACAGACGCTATGGATATTTAGAAACGGTTCCCTGGTGCCCGGAAGGTTATTATCTTTCTGAAGATATGTTTTTAGGAAAAGATCCCTGGCACTGGGCGGGGGCATTTTATTTACAAGAGCCTTCGGCAATGCTGCCGGTGGAAGTTTTGGATCCAAAGCCGGGAGATAAGGTACTGGATTTGGCTGCTGCTCCCGGGGGTAAATCGACGCAAATCCTAAGCAAATTAAAAGGGGAAGGAATTTTAGTTGCCAATGAAGTAAATTCTTCCCGGGCTAAAGTGCTAACGGAAAATTTGGAACGGTGGGGCTATGAAAATTTTTTAGTTCTAAATGAAAGTCCGCCAAATCTTGAAGAAAAGTTTGAAGCTTATTTTGATCGGATTTTAGTGGATGCTCCGTGCTCCGGTGAAGGGATGTTTAGAAAAAATCCCAAAGCTATCGATGAATGGTCCATTGAGCATGTTCTGGGGTGCAGCGTGCGCCAGAAAAAGTTATTAACCACTGCAGCAAAACTCTTAAAAGAAGGAGGGGTAATGGTTTATTCAACCTGTACCTTTAATCCCGAAGAAAACGAAAGAGTGGTGGCTTGGTTTTTAAAACAGAACCCCAACTTTGCACTGGAAAGCATTGAAATCAAAGGGGTTTCGCCGGGTGTACCGGAGTGGGCCGAAAGTAACCTGGAGTTACAGAAAACCTTTAGAATCTGGCCCTTTCAACAAAAGGGGGAAGGACATTTTGCTGCACGAATGGTTAAATTGTGTGATGACGGAAAAAAATCGCATTTACCCAAGAAAGGTAAACCAAAAAGGAAAAAGATAAATATGGAAGAGTTTAGTAAGTTTTGGCAGGAATATTTTACTGTACCCGAGCCGGAAGTGGCCTTTAAAGGAGAAAAATTACTTCTCTTGCCGCAAAATTTGCCGGATATAACCGGTCTAAAGGTGGTTTGTGCCGGCAGAGAACTTGGCGAAATAAAAAAGGGACGCTTTGTACCATCTCAGGCTTTAGCTTTTAGTTTGTTGAGTAAAAAATTTACTCGTGCTCTGGAATTGCCCGGGGAGCTGCTTCAAGCATTTATAAAAGGTGAAAGCTTTTCGGTACCGTGGTCGGAAGGCTGGTATTTAATCTGCGATGAAGGTGTAGCTCTTGGTTTTGGATACGTCAAAAAAGGGGTATTTAAAAACCGATTAGCTAAAAATCTCCGTAGTTTCGCTTTTTAG
- a CDS encoding TetR/AcrR family transcriptional regulator has product MAKKTPETEIKQKIYLSARKLFVEKGYHRTSIPDIVKDAGVSIGAIYHHFSSKEELARVIHEDAVESFLSRYQLQVETKATAKEKVRGFVEMMFNWADEDLITVNYLLHARPKEILDCNFTICTAEGLEAVKKIVEFGQKEGTFKDTDPILLAAFISGPVMRIIELKTDGIITQPLSSIIDTTVQLIFDALKK; this is encoded by the coding sequence TTGGCAAAAAAAACTCCTGAGACAGAGATAAAACAAAAAATTTACCTGTCAGCCCGTAAACTCTTTGTTGAAAAAGGTTACCACCGGACCAGTATCCCGGATATTGTCAAAGATGCCGGGGTAAGTATTGGGGCAATTTATCACCACTTCTCTTCTAAAGAGGAATTGGCCCGCGTCATTCACGAAGATGCGGTGGAAAGTTTCTTAAGCCGGTACCAGTTACAGGTTGAAACAAAGGCCACCGCAAAAGAAAAAGTTCGTGGTTTTGTAGAAATGATGTTTAACTGGGCCGATGAAGATTTAATTACCGTTAACTACCTTTTACACGCCCGTCCCAAAGAAATTTTAGATTGCAACTTTACTATTTGCACTGCTGAAGGCTTGGAAGCCGTGAAAAAAATCGTTGAGTTTGGCCAAAAGGAAGGTACTTTTAAAGATACTGACCCGATACTTTTAGCTGCTTTTATTTCCGGCCCTGTCATGCGTATAATAGAATTAAAAACTGACGGTATTATCACCCAGCCTTTATCCAGTATCATCGATACCACTGTCCAGCTAATATTTGATGCCTTAAAAAAGTAA